The Streptomyces albofaciens JCM 4342 genome has a segment encoding these proteins:
- a CDS encoding glycosyltransferase family 2 protein — MTAPTTDYVVVIPTLGRPSLTACLRALAAAEGPPPLQVVLVDDRALDDCTPLPAEIPEALRDRTKIVPGCARGPAAARNAGWRAADATPWVVFLDDDVVPGPSWGTDLAADLAAASPRTAGITARIAVPVPVDRRSTDWERNTAGLATAKWITADMAYRRDALESVDGFDERFRRAFREDADLALRVLAAGWALASGTRRTTHPVRPADRWVSVRLQAGNADDVLMTRRHGRDWWHHADAPRGRLPWHLAVTAAAGASLVCAAAGRRQAAAVLAGLWLGGTAEFAWARIAPGPRTREEVVTMAVTSVLIPPSAAGHWLRGLVRHRRVAPLSVRPAPAVPQALPEPVPERV; from the coding sequence ATGACCGCGCCGACCACCGACTACGTGGTGGTGATCCCGACGCTCGGGCGGCCGAGCCTGACGGCGTGCCTGCGCGCGCTGGCCGCGGCCGAGGGGCCGCCGCCGCTCCAGGTCGTGCTGGTGGACGACCGGGCGCTGGACGACTGCACCCCGCTGCCGGCCGAGATCCCGGAGGCGCTGCGCGACCGGACGAAGATCGTCCCGGGCTGCGCGCGCGGCCCGGCGGCGGCCCGCAACGCGGGCTGGCGGGCGGCGGACGCCACGCCGTGGGTGGTCTTCCTGGACGACGACGTGGTGCCGGGCCCCTCCTGGGGTACGGACCTGGCCGCCGACCTCGCCGCCGCGTCGCCGCGTACGGCCGGGATCACCGCGCGGATCGCCGTGCCGGTGCCCGTCGACCGCCGCTCGACGGACTGGGAGCGCAACACCGCGGGGCTGGCCACCGCCAAGTGGATCACCGCGGACATGGCGTACCGGCGGGACGCGCTGGAGTCCGTGGACGGCTTCGACGAACGCTTCCGGCGCGCCTTCCGGGAGGACGCCGATCTGGCGCTGCGGGTGCTGGCGGCCGGCTGGGCGCTGGCGTCCGGCACCCGCCGCACCACGCACCCGGTGCGTCCGGCCGACCGCTGGGTCTCCGTACGGCTCCAGGCGGGCAACGCCGACGACGTGCTGATGACCCGCCGGCACGGCCGGGACTGGTGGCACCACGCGGACGCGCCGCGCGGCCGGCTGCCGTGGCACCTGGCGGTGACCGCGGCGGCGGGTGCCTCGCTGGTGTGTGCCGCGGCCGGGCGGCGGCAGGCGGCGGCGGTGCTGGCCGGGCTGTGGCTGGGCGGTACGGCGGAGTTCGCGTGGGCGCGGATCGCGCCGGGCCCGCGGACCCGGGAGGAGGTGGTGACGATGGCGGTGACCAGCGTGCTGATCCCGCCGTCGGCGGCGGGGCACTGGCTGCGCGGCCTGGTGCGGCACCGCCGGGTGGCGCCGCTGAGCGTGCGGCCCGCGCCCGCGGTGCCGCAGGCTCTGCCGGAGCCGGTGCCGGAGCGGGTGTAG